Proteins encoded by one window of Chryseobacterium sp. POL2:
- a CDS encoding DUF1569 domain-containing protein has product MRNIFSAVDADFYIKAINQLTPETSAKWGKMSVDQMLAHCNVTYELVYEPQKHKKPGFLAKWMMKKFVKPKVTNELAYKQNLPTGPMFLIKDKKDFDFEKKRLIGFIQKTQQFGEAAFDGKESASFGKLNAQEWNNMMAKHLDHHLAQFGIL; this is encoded by the coding sequence ATGCGAAATATTTTCAGTGCCGTAGATGCTGACTTTTACATCAAAGCCATCAACCAACTAACACCGGAAACATCTGCCAAATGGGGAAAAATGTCGGTTGATCAAATGTTGGCACATTGCAATGTGACTTATGAATTGGTGTATGAACCGCAAAAACACAAAAAACCGGGCTTCCTTGCAAAATGGATGATGAAAAAATTTGTGAAACCAAAAGTGACCAATGAGTTAGCTTACAAGCAAAATTTGCCAACTGGACCTATGTTTTTAATTAAAGATAAAAAAGATTTTGATTTTGAAAAAAAACGTTTGATTGGTTTTATACAAAAAACACAACAATTCGGAGAAGCGGCTTTTGATGGTAAAGAAAGTGCTAGTTTTGGAAAGCTAAATGCGCAAGAATGGAATAATATGATGGCCAAACATCTCGATCATCATTTGGCGCAGTTTGGCATTTTATAA
- a CDS encoding NADH:flavin oxidoreductase/NADH oxidase — protein sequence MKLYENIDFRKLTLENRIVMSPMCMYSAKDGVATDFHLVHYGSRAQGGVGLVMVEATGVVPEARITPRCLGLWNKEQELALKRIVDFVHKNSKSKIGIQLAHSGRKGSMWNSQQLKLSEGGWQTVAPSAIAYAPEDELPKALSIAEIKTLIQDFKKSASRAVEAGFNVIEIHAAHGYLIHQFLSPKSNLRTDEYGGSFENRIRFLLEIVDAVNEVLDDNIALFVRVSGSEYVEGGWDIDDNVRLAEVLKTKSVDLIDVSSGGNIHGVSITLFNSYQVPFSQKIKQKTGMKTGAVGLIEDAKTAEAILHNNEADLIFLGRELLRNPYFPVINSFEWDEHCAFPKQYEKAKPENS from the coding sequence ATGAAGCTATACGAAAATATTGATTTCCGAAAACTGACCTTGGAAAACCGAATCGTGATGTCGCCCATGTGTATGTATTCTGCAAAAGATGGTGTGGCAACCGATTTTCATTTGGTTCATTACGGAAGTCGCGCGCAAGGTGGCGTAGGACTTGTAATGGTGGAAGCAACGGGCGTTGTGCCAGAAGCTCGTATCACCCCGCGTTGTCTTGGACTTTGGAATAAAGAACAAGAGCTGGCTCTGAAAAGAATTGTTGATTTCGTGCACAAAAATTCTAAATCAAAAATCGGTATTCAGCTCGCACATTCGGGACGCAAAGGATCGATGTGGAATAGTCAACAACTAAAGCTGTCAGAAGGTGGTTGGCAAACGGTCGCGCCAAGTGCAATAGCTTATGCGCCAGAAGATGAACTTCCAAAAGCATTGAGCATAGCTGAAATTAAAACCTTAATTCAGGATTTTAAAAAATCGGCGAGTAGAGCTGTAGAAGCTGGCTTCAACGTCATCGAAATTCATGCGGCGCATGGCTATTTGATTCACCAATTTTTATCACCAAAATCAAATCTAAGAACGGATGAATATGGTGGAAGTTTTGAAAATCGAATTCGATTTTTGCTCGAAATTGTAGATGCAGTCAACGAAGTTCTTGATGATAATATAGCGTTGTTTGTGCGCGTGTCCGGGTCAGAATATGTGGAAGGCGGTTGGGATATCGATGACAATGTTCGTCTGGCTGAGGTTTTGAAAACCAAATCTGTTGATCTTATTGATGTCTCGTCTGGCGGGAATATTCATGGTGTTAGCATTACTTTGTTTAATTCCTATCAGGTGCCATTTTCGCAAAAAATCAAACAAAAAACAGGTATGAAAACGGGCGCGGTTGGACTGATAGAAGATGCTAAAACCGCGGAAGCTATTTTACATAATAATGAAGCCGATCTTATTTTTCTAGGTCGAGAACTTTTGAGAAATCCATATTTTCCCGTTATTAATAGTTTTGAATGGGATGAACATTGTGCTTTTCCCAAACAATATGAAAAAGCCAAACCAGAAAATTCTTAA
- a CDS encoding BadF/BadG/BcrA/BcrD ATPase family protein, with translation MIAIVDGGSTKCDWVILEQDGKEVFKTETIGFNPNIISPELIAPEVENNKALMSVAAEIKHLFFYGSGCGVQKNREIVQKELNKVFTKAYVTVKEDLIAAAYAAYRGKPEIVCILGTGSNSCYFDGEEMRTELPSLGFLIGDEGSGSCLGKQLVRHFFMKKLPQDLHNQFAEIYQLNIEDLLQNMYHNPRVNAYFADFTRFIVDRKTHPYFQQFVYKELKNFLEFQVLPYKECRNSELNFIGSIAYFFEDILRAVAAEFHFTVGDIVQRPIESLVNYHRNYILPKLLP, from the coding sequence ATGATTGCTATTGTAGATGGAGGTTCTACTAAATGCGATTGGGTTATTCTAGAACAAGATGGTAAAGAAGTTTTTAAAACGGAAACCATAGGTTTTAATCCCAATATTATTTCACCAGAGCTTATCGCGCCAGAAGTTGAAAATAATAAAGCTTTGATGTCTGTTGCAGCAGAAATCAAACATTTGTTTTTTTATGGTTCGGGCTGTGGGGTTCAGAAAAATCGAGAAATCGTTCAGAAAGAACTTAATAAAGTTTTTACTAAAGCTTACGTTACCGTCAAAGAAGATCTTATCGCAGCAGCGTATGCAGCTTATCGTGGTAAGCCCGAAATTGTTTGTATTCTTGGGACAGGTTCTAACTCTTGCTATTTTGATGGTGAGGAGATGAGAACCGAATTGCCTTCTTTAGGATTTTTAATTGGTGACGAAGGCAGTGGCAGTTGTCTTGGTAAGCAGTTGGTACGCCATTTTTTCATGAAAAAATTACCACAGGATTTGCACAATCAATTTGCAGAAATTTATCAATTAAACATTGAAGATCTTTTGCAAAATATGTATCATAATCCTCGTGTTAATGCTTATTTTGCAGATTTTACAAGATTCATTGTCGATCGCAAAACACACCCATATTTTCAACAATTTGTTTATAAAGAGTTAAAGAATTTTTTAGAATTCCAAGTACTCCCATATAAAGAATGCCGCAATAGCGAGCTTAATTTTATCGGATCAATTGCTTATTTTTTTGAAGATATATTAAGAGCTGTTGCAGCAGAGTTTCATTTTACAGTTGGGGACATTGTACAACGACCGATAGAAAGTCTTGTCAACTACCATCGTAACTATATTTTGCCAAAACTTTTACCCTAA
- a CDS encoding NADP-dependent malic enzyme, translating into MSKQNQKDLNAFNKAALDYHRAEPKGKIEVVPSKPHSSQRDLSLAYSPGVAVPCMEIHNNPQAVYDYTSKGNLVAVISNGTAVLGLGDIGAEASKPVMEGKGLLFKIFADINVFDIEINEKDPDKFIEIVKGIAPTFGGINLEDIKAPEAFYIEQKLKDELDIPLMHDDQHGTAIISAAALLNALEIADKKIEDVKVVVNGAGAAAIACTKLYIALGLSKDNILMCDSKGVINHLRTNLTPEKIDFIAQTQLATLEEALRDADVFVGLSKGNVMTPEMLLSMSDNPIVFALANPDPEIDYNLAIETRKDVILATGRSDFPNQVNNVLGFPYIFRGALDVQANGINEEMKLAAVRALAALAKEPVPEMVKLAYNLKQLHFGRDYFIPKPFDNRLLTRVSIAVAKAAMESGIAASPIQDFEAYETHLLDRMGRDEKLIRMMQSRAKSNPKRVTLGNAEEYNVLKAAQILYEEGIAKPILLGEKKFIKQQMEKYNINIDVPIIDPVDEDQEENRIKYRETLWKLRQRKGMNEYKAKRFVRQRDYFGPLMLSHGDTDALIVGFSKNYSSVLKPVLEVVEKEKGVDKVAAMMMILTEKKPIFFADTSINQNPTSEDLVNIARMSELTVKTFAIEPRIAMLSFENFASISDTSKKVAKAVSILHEKYPKMIVDGEIQPDFAMNSDHLSDYPFSKLGTEPANVFVFPNLESANLSYKIIRGMKMAQVVGPILMGLKQPVHVLQMRSSVDEIVNLATIAVLDAQRRELKN; encoded by the coding sequence ATGTCGAAACAAAATCAAAAGGATTTAAATGCCTTTAATAAAGCCGCTTTAGATTATCACAGAGCAGAACCTAAAGGCAAAATCGAAGTTGTACCATCCAAACCGCATTCTTCACAAAGAGATCTGAGTTTGGCCTATTCACCCGGAGTTGCCGTACCTTGTATGGAAATCCACAACAATCCACAAGCTGTTTATGACTATACCTCCAAAGGGAATTTGGTGGCCGTTATTTCTAACGGTACAGCAGTTTTAGGATTAGGTGACATTGGCGCGGAAGCTTCAAAACCAGTGATGGAAGGTAAAGGTTTATTGTTCAAAATATTTGCAGATATCAATGTCTTTGATATCGAAATTAATGAAAAAGATCCCGATAAATTTATAGAAATCGTAAAAGGTATTGCACCGACTTTTGGTGGGATTAACCTAGAAGATATCAAAGCGCCAGAAGCGTTCTACATCGAGCAAAAATTGAAAGATGAACTAGATATTCCGTTGATGCATGATGACCAGCACGGTACAGCGATTATTTCTGCAGCGGCGCTACTCAATGCTTTAGAAATTGCAGATAAAAAAATCGAAGATGTTAAAGTCGTGGTGAATGGTGCAGGTGCCGCAGCAATTGCTTGTACCAAACTTTATATCGCATTGGGACTTTCGAAAGATAATATTTTGATGTGCGATTCCAAAGGTGTTATCAATCATTTAAGAACCAACCTTACACCAGAGAAAATAGATTTCATCGCACAAACTCAGTTAGCGACTTTGGAAGAAGCTTTGAGGGATGCTGACGTTTTTGTCGGTTTATCAAAAGGAAATGTCATGACTCCGGAAATGTTGTTGAGCATGTCGGACAATCCTATTGTTTTTGCACTAGCGAATCCCGATCCAGAAATTGACTATAACTTGGCAATCGAAACCCGAAAAGACGTTATTCTTGCAACAGGTCGTAGCGATTTTCCTAATCAGGTTAACAATGTATTAGGCTTTCCATATATTTTCCGTGGTGCTTTGGATGTACAAGCCAACGGAATTAATGAAGAAATGAAATTAGCTGCTGTACGTGCACTTGCCGCTTTAGCGAAAGAGCCAGTTCCGGAAATGGTTAAGTTGGCTTATAACCTAAAACAGTTACATTTTGGAAGAGATTATTTTATTCCAAAACCTTTTGATAACAGATTGTTGACACGCGTATCGATCGCGGTGGCAAAAGCAGCGATGGAAAGTGGTATTGCAGCAAGTCCTATTCAGGATTTTGAAGCTTATGAAACCCATCTTTTGGATAGAATGGGTCGCGATGAAAAGCTGATCCGTATGATGCAGAGTCGTGCCAAGTCCAATCCAAAACGTGTAACATTAGGCAATGCCGAAGAATATAATGTTCTGAAAGCAGCACAAATTCTTTACGAAGAAGGAATTGCCAAACCAATTTTGTTGGGCGAAAAGAAATTCATCAAACAACAGATGGAAAAATACAACATCAATATCGATGTGCCAATTATCGATCCTGTAGATGAAGACCAAGAGGAAAACCGAATAAAGTACCGTGAAACACTTTGGAAACTTCGCCAACGCAAAGGTATGAATGAGTATAAAGCAAAACGTTTTGTTCGTCAAAGAGATTATTTCGGTCCTTTGATGTTGTCACATGGCGATACAGATGCTTTGATTGTTGGTTTTTCTAAAAACTATTCATCCGTTTTGAAACCTGTTTTGGAAGTTGTTGAAAAGGAAAAAGGTGTTGATAAAGTCGCCGCAATGATGATGATTTTAACAGAGAAAAAACCGATTTTCTTTGCAGATACATCAATTAATCAAAATCCAACCTCGGAAGATTTGGTAAACATTGCAAGAATGTCAGAACTAACTGTCAAAACTTTTGCGATAGAACCAAGAATTGCGATGTTGTCATTCGAAAACTTTGCATCAATTTCTGATACATCGAAAAAAGTTGCTAAAGCGGTTTCTATTCTTCATGAAAAATATCCAAAAATGATTGTAGATGGCGAAATTCAGCCAGATTTTGCTATGAATAGCGACCATTTGAGCGATTATCCTTTTTCAAAATTAGGAACAGAACCAGCTAATGTTTTTGTTTTTCCTAATTTGGAAAGTGCGAATTTGTCCTACAAAATTATCCGTGGGATGAAGATGGCACAAGTAGTCGGACCAATTTTGATGGGACTAAAACAACCTGTCCATGTACTCCAAATGCGCTCTAGCGTGGACGAAATCGTTAACTTGGCGACTATTGCTGTTTTGGACGCGCAACGTCGCGAGCTGAAAAATTAA
- the ruvA gene encoding Holliday junction branch migration protein RuvA — protein sequence MIYSLQGFVEELTPTNAVVNVNGVGYYVGISLQTSQMLKLGATHKIYIQQIIREDANLLFGFNSLLEKEMFNLLISVNGVGAVSALILLSSLSLEETASAIQNSQSLILQKVKGIGTKTAERIIVDLKDKVAKFGLSSENISQFVDNKVKDEALTALEVLGISRKMSEKIADRIQKKNLEISVEELVKEILKNI from the coding sequence ATGATTTATTCATTACAAGGATTTGTAGAGGAGTTGACACCCACTAATGCTGTTGTTAATGTTAATGGTGTGGGCTATTATGTTGGTATTAGCCTACAAACTTCGCAAATGTTGAAGTTGGGTGCGACCCACAAAATATATATACAACAAATTATTCGGGAAGATGCCAATTTGTTATTTGGTTTTAACAGTCTTTTGGAAAAAGAAATGTTCAATCTCTTAATTAGTGTTAATGGTGTTGGTGCTGTTTCCGCATTAATTTTGTTGTCGTCACTTAGCCTAGAAGAAACGGCTTCGGCAATCCAAAATAGCCAGAGTCTAATTCTGCAAAAAGTGAAAGGTATTGGGACAAAAACTGCCGAACGTATTATCGTGGACTTGAAGGATAAGGTCGCGAAATTTGGGCTTTCTTCCGAAAATATTTCTCAGTTTGTAGATAATAAAGTTAAAGATGAAGCGTTAACTGCTTTAGAGGTTTTAGGTATTTCGAGAAAGATGTCGGAGAAGATTGCGGACCGCATCCAGAAGAAAAATCTAGAAATCTCGGTAGAAGAATTAGTGAAAGAAATTTTAAAAAACATTTAA